CGTCAGCGGGTCGATATCCGCGAGTATCGGCTGATACAGCAACGCGATCGCCGCCGCGGCCGCCGCGAAACCGCCATCCAGATAGATCGCGCCGATGATGGCTTCGAGCGTATCGGCGAGGATCGACGGCCGCTTCATCCCGCCGCTCTTCAGTTCGCCCTCCCCCAGGCGCAGGAATTCGGCGAGATTCGCGCGTTGCGCGACTTCGTACAGCGTTTGCTGACGGACCAGATTGGCGCGCACGCGCGACAGGTCGCCTTCGTCGAGCGTGGCATAGCCCCTGAACAACAGCGTCGCCACCACGCAGTTCAACACCGAGTCGCCCAGGAATTCGAGACGCTCGTTGTGGCTGGCGCTATGACTGCGATGCGTGACCGCCTGGCGCAGCAACTCCGGCTTCTCGAAGCGGTATTGCAGCCGTGTTTCCAACGGGGTCAATGACATCGTCCTCTCCTGCGGGAATGGCTAGTTGAATCGGCCAATCCGCTTCAGGCTCGAAAAGTTCATCCAGATGAAAAACGCGCGGCCGACGATATTGCGGTCCGGCACGAAGCCCCAGTAGCGGCTGTCCGCGCTGTTGTCGCGATTGTCGCCCATCATGAAATAGTGCCCGGGCGGCACCTTGCAGACCACGCCTTCGCTGTTGTAACTGCAATTGTCACGGTACGGATAGTCCTCCGCGCCCTGGATATACGGCGGCACCTGCGGCGTATTGAGGATCGCGTTCTTGCGGCCGTCGATGTCTTCCTGATACTGCTTCGAATACGCGACGCGATCCTCGTCGAAGAAATCGGGCAGCGGCGCCTCGGGCACCGGTTTGCCGTTGATCGTCAGGCGCTTGTTCTCGTAGGCAATCGTATCGCCCGGCAGACCGATCACCCGCTTGATATAGTCGACCGATTCGTCCTTCGGGTAACGGAACACCATCACGTCGCCGCGCTTCGGTTCCCCCAGCGACACCAGCTTGCGATTCAGCACCGGCATGCGCAAACCGTAATCGAACTTGTTGACCAGGATGAAATCGCCGACCAGCAAGGTCGGGATCATCGATCCCGACGGAATCTTGAACGGTTCGACGACGAAGGAACGCAGCAGGAACACCGCCAGGATCACCGGAAAGAAACTCGCCGAGTATTCGAGCCACCAGGGCTGGCGGAGCTTTTCCTCGCGGACCTGGGTGCGCTGCAACTTCACCGCCGCCACTTCGTCGGCCGTCAGCACCACCGCGCCGCCACCCGCCACCGCGCTCGCGGCCCGTTGCTGCCGGTCGAATTCCGTTCCCGCATTTTCCGCGGCCAGGCGCCGGCGCGGCAGGAACAGCAGACGGTCGGCGACCCACGCGACACCTGTCAGGACGACCAGGATCAGCAATATCAACTCGAAATTCATTCAGTGCTTCCGTCAGAGAGTGTGATGCGCTCTATTTGTCTTCGACCTGCAGGATCGCGAGGAAGGCTTCCTGAGGAATTTCGACGCTACCCACCTGCTTCATCCGCTTCTTGCCGGCCTTCTGCTTTTCCAGCAGCTTCTTCTTCCGGCTGATATCGCCGCCATAGCACTTCGCCAGAACGTTCTTGCGCAGCGCCTTGATGTTCTCGCGCGCGACGATATTCGGGCCGATCGCCGCCTGCAGCGCGACGTCGTACATCTGCCGGGGAATGATCTCGCGCATCTTCGCCGCCACCTCCCGGCCACGATACTGCGCCTGCGAACGGTGCACGATCACCGACAGCGCGTCGACCCGCTCCGCGTTGACGAGAATGTCGACCTTGACCACATCCGATCCACGATATTCCTTGAACTCGTAGTCCATCGACGCATAGCCGCGCGACACGGATTTCAGGCGGTCGAAGAAATTCGAGACGATTTCCGCCATCGGCATTTCGTAGGTGAGCTGTACCTGCTTGCCGTGGTACGACATATTGACCTGCGAACCGCGCTTGTTGGTGCACAGCGTGATCACCGCGCCCACGTACTCCTGCGGCAGATAGAGATTCACCGTGACGATCGGCTCGCGGATCTCCTCGATGTGCGTGGGCTCCGGCATCTTCGACGGATTCTCGACCAGGATCACCTTGCCGTCGCGCTGCAACACCTCGTAGACCACCGTCGGCGCCGTCGTGATCAGGTCCATGTCGAACTCGCGCTCGAGCCGCTCCTGGACGATCTCCATATGCAGCAGGCCGAGGAAGCCGCAGCGGAAGCCGAAACCCAGCGCCTGCGAGACTTCCGGTTCGAACTGCAGCGCCGCGTCGTTCAGCTTGAGCTTGGTCAGCGACTCGCGCAACGCGTCGTACTGGTTCGACTCGACCGGATACAGGCCGGCGAACACCTGCGGCTTGACTTCCTTGAAGCCCGGCAGCGGTGCCGGCGCGCGGCGGTTGACCAGCGTCACCGTATCGCCGACCTTCGCCGCCTTCAGTTCCTTGATGCCGGCGATGATGAAGCCGACCTGGCCCGCCGACAGCGATTCGAGCGAGCGCGACTTCGGCGCGAACACGCCCACCGACTCGACCGGGAACTGCGCGCCGGTCGCCATCAGCTCGATGCGGTCCTTCGGCCGCAGCGTGCCGTTCATCACCCGCACCAGCATCACGACGCCGACGTAATTGTCGAACCACGAATCGACGACCAGCGCCTGCAACGGTGCGGCAGGATCGCCCTTGGGCGGCGGCACCTTGGCGATCAGCGACTCCAGTACGTCGATCACTCCCAGTCCGGTCTTCGCGCTGCAATGCACGGCATCGGTCGCATCGATGCCGATCACGTCGCCGATCTCGGCGATCGCGTTGTCCGGGTCGGCCGCCGGCAGATCGATCTTGTTCAGCACCGGCACCACCTCGACGCCGAGGTCGAGCGCCGTGTAGCAATTGGCGACGGTCTGCGCCTCGACGCCCTGACTCGCGTCCACCACCAGCAACGCACCCTCGCAGGCCGACAGCGAACGGCTGACTTCATACGAGAAATCGACGTGTCCCGGCGTATCGATCAGGTTCAGGTTGTAGACCTGACCGTCGCGCGCCTTGTAGCTGAGCGCGGCGGTCTGGGCCTTGATGGTGATCCCGCGCTCGCGCTCGAGGTCCATCGAATCGAGCACCTGCGCTTCCATCTCACGGTCGGACAGGCCGCCGCAGAGCTGAATGATGCGGTCGGCGAGCGTGGACTTGCCATGATCGATATGCGCGATGATCGAGAAGTTGCGGATGTGATCCATTCGGGCGGGATTCAGAAAATAAAAGCGAAATGTCAGATCGAAGCGTCGGATCGGGCGCCGGCACGGAACGCCGGCATGCGGCACCGGCGACATGGCGTTGGCGCCAGGCGCCGGTACGAGACGCCGATGGGGCCGTCCGGCACGACAAGCGATGGCCCGACTGCCGATGGGCGATACGGAAGACGCGCGAAAAGGGAGCGCAAAGCGAGCACGCCGCCTGCGCCGGGTGAACCCGGTGCAGGGAGCAGACCCCGGCATTCTAGCGGAAAACCCCGTGCGACGGGCGATTGGGCGATCCTTCGCGCCGTCGGCGTCGGCGTGGGGCCGCCTACTTTGCGCCAGCTCGCGGCCGCACCGCGACGAACAGCGTCGCGTCGCCGCGCTGGACCAGCAGCGGCACGAGCGGCCGCCCGCCCAGGCGCGACACCACCGCGTCGAATTCCCGGGCACTGGCCACGTCGGTGTTGCCCACGCGCAGGATCAGATCGCCCTTGAGCAAGCCCGCGCCACGCGACGGTCCCTCGCTCGCCAGCACCTGAACGCCGGGGCGGTTGCCCAGCGCGCGGGCCTGGTCCGGCGTCAGATCGCCGACCGTCAGACCGAGCGGGTTGCGGGGCCGCGCCGGCGCCGCCGGGTCCGCCTGCGTGGCGGCCGCGGGCGCTGCCTTGTCGGACGCCTGTTGCGCGATCGTCACCACCAGCGTTTTCGATTGTCCCTTGCGATAGACGACCAATGGCGCCTGCGTGCCGGGCCGGGCTCCCCCCACCAGCCGCGGCAGGTCGCCGAACTGATTGATCGCGTGACCGTCGTATTGCAGGATGATGTCACCCGGCAGAACGCCCGCCTTTTCGGCCGGGCCGCCGGCGATCACGCTGCTCACCAGCGCGCCCTCCGAATACGGCAGGCCAAGGGATTCGGCCACATCGCCCGTCACCGGGCCGATCTGCACGCCGATGCGCCCGCGCGTGACGACGCCGGTGGTCTTCAACTGGTTCGCGACGCGCATCGCTTCGTCGATCGGGATCGAGAAGGAGATGCCCATGAAGCCGCCGGTACGACTGTAGATCTGCGAATTGATGCCGATCACCTCGCCGCGCATATTGATTAGCGGACCGCCCGAATTGCCCGGGTTGACCGCTACATCGGTCTGGATGAAAGGCAGGTATTCGCCTGTGTAACGGCTCTTCGCGCTGACGATGCCCGCGGTGACGGTATTTTCAAGACCGAAGGGCGAGCCGATCGCCAGCACCCACTCGCCGACGCGCACCTTTTCCGAATCGCCGATGACGACCGCGGGCAGCTTCGACGCGTCGATCTTCACGACGGCGACATCGGTCGGCTTGTCGACGCCGATCAGCCGCGCCTTGAATTCGCGCCGGTCGGTCAGCGTCACGTAGATCGCGTCAGCGCCCTCGACCACGTGCGCGTTGGTCATCACGTAACCGTCGGACGACAGGATGAAACCCGAACCCAGGCCGTTGTCCCGCTCGGTGTCCGACGGGGCGCCGGGTGCCTCCGGGGACCGACGGCGGTTGTCGGGCAGCAGAGCCGGCGGCAGGGGAATGCCGAAGAAACGCCGGAAGAAATCGGCCATTTCGCCGTCCTCGCCGCTTCCGGCCCCACCGCCCCGCGGCGCGGCCCCGGCACGGGCGATACCTACCCGCTCGGTCGTGCGGATATTGACCACCGCCGGACCGACCTTGTCGACCAGCGGGGTAAAGTCCGGCAACGCGATCGGCGGCGCGGCGACGGCGGGTACGCCGGGTGTGCCGGCGAGCGCCGCCGGAATGGGGGCAGAACTGCCCGATGCGGCCGCGGCAACCGCGACGCTCGCGCCGGACGAAGCCGCCGCGTTCACCACGCCGGACGGCGCGGCCTGCACGAGCGACAGGGGTGCCAGCGTCGCGCCCGACAGCGCCATGCTCAGCAGCGCCCGGCGAACCAGGCGGCACGCGGCCCGCGCCATGCGCGCGCGCCGGCTGACGGAAAAAATGGCCGGCGGCGAGGTTCGCGCGTCTGCGGCGGCATTCGGCAAGGGGATCGAGGAGACGGTCTTCATCGGCGAATCGGGAGGTCTGCCTGAGGCGGTTACTTGAGGGAACTACTCGACGGATGATATTGAATCGACGTGGCGAAACGGCGCAGGGTCGCGGCAGGCACTTCGCCGATCAGCGTCACCCAGAACGCGCCATGCTGCTCCGCGAGAAGGTGCGTCGCGCCGGAACGGCCCTCGCCCGGTTTGCGGTCGCTCTTGTCCACCGGCTCGATGAACAGCGACACGGCGGTGACGCCATCGGTGAAAACCGCCTGATCCACCGGCACCGGTGGCGCGCCGGCCTCGCGCGCCGCCATCGGACGGCGCATTTCGAGGATCTTGGCAAAACCGCGCACGCCCGGTTCGAGGGACCATCCGGCGGCCTCCATGTCGACCGGCTGGGCCGGCGCGCGCACCTGCTTCCAGCCGTTCAATTGCCGCACGCTGTTGCGGATCGCCCGACGGTTCTCGTTCGCGACGCCGCCGATCTGCAGTTGCGTGAACGCCACCTGCTCGAGCACGTGAGCGTCCCCGTCCAGCGTCTGCGCGCGTATCAACAACCCGCTGACGGGATCGATGTACAACCGGTAGGAGAAACGGTAGTCGTCGACCGGGCGCAGCATGATGATCCGGCAATCGATACCCGCCACGCGGTCGCGGCCGTCGAACCCCGCGCGGTAGACGTCGAGCACGCGCGCACTGCCGGCGGACAACAGGGCCGGAAAATTGTCCTGCGTCTTGCGATGGTCCAGGATCACCGTGTGACTGTCCGCCAGGAAGGTCAGCACATCGTCGTTGTGCTGGACCACCGAGCGCGGCTTGCCGTCCAGGCTGTCGACTTTCTGGTACTGGTCCGCGCCATCGACGAAGTGGACGATGCTCGAAGACTGCACGGTGCCGCCGCGCTGGAAGACGAAACTGCCCTGGTAGTCGAGACGTTGCGCGGCCGCGTTGATGCCGCCCAGCAAGGCCGCGGCTTCGCGTTGATCGCGCGGCGTGCCGGCGGTCCCGGTCACATCGCCGGTGCCCCGTGTCGTGGACGATGCCGGCAGCGAGGCGGGCAGGGACGGGACACCCTCCTGGGCGGGAGGCGCTCCGAGCGCCAGCGGCGCGCAGGCCAGCAATGCCGGCAACAGAAACCCCTGCCACCAGACTCGCCGCCGCGGCGCCTTCGACGCCGCGGCGTCGGCGCGTTTCAGCCCGCCCCGTCCCAAAATTCGTGCTGCCCGTGACAAACCGCGTCGTTCCTGCTCGCGTCGATCTCGCATCCGCTCAACGTCCCGTGGGCGCGAGTGCCGCGTAGGCGTAGCCCAGCCCGCCACGATCGGAGGCGAACTGCTGATGCGCTTCCAGATAAGGATCCAGCTGATGATCGCTGCCCAGGTTGACGCGCTGCCAATGGTCCGCAGCCGCGAGCTGGGTGCCGTCGCCCGGCGCGGCCAGGTTCGCCATCTGCGCGGCGCTGCCGCCATGCAGCGACGGCACCAGCACCCAGGCGAGCGTCGCGGCCGCGGCCGCCGCGGCGAACGACGGCATCATGCGACGCCCCAGCACGCGGCGCGCGGCCTGCCCCAGACCCTCTCCCCAGCCCGGCTGGCGGACCGCCGGCACCCGGCTCGCGCCCGCATGACGTGGCGCCGGCGCCACATAAGACGGCTCGCTGGCGAGCCGCGCCGAGAAGCGGGCGGCGAAATCGTGCGCGACCGCCGGCGACGTCGCCAGATCGTCGGAGCGCAGCGCGTCACCCACCAGATGATAGAGCGACCAATCCTGACGGTCCGCCGTCGAAAGCGGCATCGACGGCCCGCCGCCTTCGTCCCACTCGCTGTCCATTGCCGCCGACAACTGCTCCGCCGCGCCTGCCTGCTGCCCGCGCCGCATCGAACCTTGCATCATGCTGCTCCCTTTCTAGAACGGTCTCGCCGTCTCATGGACTCTTCGTTCATCGTGCTTCACCAGCGGCGGCCGCCCTGCGTATCGAGCAGGGGCCGCAGCTTCGTCGCGATCGCTTCGCGCGCCCGGAAGATGCGGGAACGGACCGTCCCGATCGGACAGTTCATCATTTCCGCGATCTCCTCGTAACTCAAACCCTCGATTTCGCGCAAGGAGATCGCCATGCGCAGTTCTTCGGGCAAACCGGCCATCGCCGCATTCACCGTCTGCGCGATCTGCTTGCTCATCAGCACCGATTCCGGCGTGTTGATGTCCCTTAGTAACTCGCCGTCGCCAAAAGTTTCCGCTTCTTCTGCATCGGCTTCGGTTGACGTCGGCGCGCGTCGCCCCTGGCTCGCCAGATAGTTCTTCGCGCTGTTGATGGCAATCCGGTAAAGCCAGGTATAAAAGGCGGATTCGCCACGGAATTGGGGAATGGCGCGGTAGGCCTTGATGAAAGCTTCCTGCGCCACATCCTCCACCTCGGCCGGGTCCCGCACGAGTCGCGAAATCAGCCTGACGATCTTGCGCTGATATTTGGCGACCAGCAGTTCGAACGCCGCCTTGTCGCCCCGTTGTACGCGTTCGACCAGCAACTGGTCGATATCTTTTTCACTCACGTGAGGCGTCCGTTGTTCCAAGCCGGTTTCTTTGTGGAGCGGACATTGTAGCGTTTCGGTCGCCGGGCAAACGTTAACGATACTCGACGAGCGTCACGCCACGCGCGATGCACCGGAGATGGATACCCAGCGAATGGAAACGGGATGCCGGCAGTGCATCGGCGAAGATCAGCACCTCGCGCGCAGGCGCGCCGCGCGCGCGGGGATTCGCCGGAACCGGCACGAATCGCATGCCCGCCAGCCGCCCGGGCCAGTGCACGACCCGTTCGATCGTGACATCGACGGCCCGCAGCGCGGCGGGCCCGCCGCGTGGGCGGGAATAATAGAGAATGGCGCATTGCCCGCCCATCAGGCGGATCGCGCGGGGTTGACGTCCGGCGGCCGCGCGCCAGTCGTACGCGCAGACGGCCAGGAAGGCCAGCGCCGCGCCCAGCAGCGCCGGGAGACGCCAGCCGTCATCGGCATGCACGGCCGCCAGCGAGGCCCAGGCAAGGGTCCCGACGGCCACGAAGAAGGCCGCCAGCGCGGCGCGCGCGGCCGAAGCGTTCAGACGATATTCCATGCGTCCTCCACGCGGTTTGGCACGCGGTTCGGCGCGACATTGCACTTACGACGTGCGCGACACGCATGGCACACCCGGCTTCAGTCTGCCGCGCCCGGCCGCCGTGGCGACACGGCGGCGCCGGTTCGGCCGATATCCGCCGGGCGGCGTTCGCTCAGTCCGCGAGGCGCTTGAAGACCAGCGTGCCGTTCGTTCCGCCGAAACCGAACGAATTCGACAGCGCGTAATCGATCTTCATGTCCCGTGCGGTGTTCGCACAGTAATCCAGATCACAGGCCGGATCTTGGTTGAAGATATTGATCGTCGGCGGTGAAACCTGGTGCTTGATCGCGAGCGCGGCATAGATCGCCTCGACGCCACCGGCGGCGCCGAGCAGGTGCCCCGTCATCGACTTCGTCGAATTGACCACCGTCCGCTTCGCATGTTCGCCGAAGGTCCGTTTGATCGCGACCGTCTCGGCGAGGTCGCCCAGGCCCGTGGACGTGCCGTGCGCGTTGACGTAGTCGATCTGCTCCGGGTTGATCTTCGCGTCGCGCATGGCGTTGACCATCGAGCGCCGCGCGCCATCGCCGTCTTCGAGCGGCGCCGTCATGTGGTACGCATCGCTGCTGCGGCCGTAGCCGACGATTTCGCAATAGATGTGCGCGCCGCGCGCCTTCGCGTGCTCGTACTCTTCGAGCATCATCACGCCGGCGCCTTCGCCCAGCACGAAGCCGTCGCGATCGACATCCCACGGCCGGCTGGCGGTCGCCGGATCGTCGTTACGCTGCGACAAGGCGCGCGCCGCAGCGAAACCACCGATGCCGAGCGGCGAGATCGTCGACTCCGCGCCGCCCGCGAGCATCGCGTCGACTTCGCCGTAGGCGATGGCGCGCATCGCGTCGCCGATCGAGTGCGTGCCGGTGGTGCAGGCGGTCACGATCGCCAGGTTCGGCCCTTTCAGGCCATACATGATCGACAGATGGCCCGCCACCATGTTGATGATCGAGGCCGGCACGAAGAACGGCGAGATCCGCCGCGGGCCGCGGTTCGTGTATTCGTTCTGCGTGTTCTCGATCATCGGCAGACCGCCGATGCCGGAACCGATGATGACGCCGATGCGCTCGGCATCGCACTGCGCGACGACCAGACCGCTATCCTGCATCGCCTGGATGCCGGCGGCCACGCCGTAGTGGATAAAGGTGTCCATATGCCGGGCGTCTTTCGCCGGCATATAGTCTTCGATATTGAAGCCCTTCACCTCGCCGGCAAAGCGCGTGCTGAAGTTCGACGCATCGAATTTCGTGATATTGGCGATGCCGGTCTTGCCGGCGACCAGATTGGCCCAGCCCTCGGCAACCGTATTGCCGACCGGGGAGATATGCCCCAGGCCCGTTACAACGACACGGCGACTCACATTGACCTCTTGATTCATATCAGTAAAAACAAAAGCCACAGTTTTTTCAGGGCAAGCCCCGAAAAAACTGTGGCCCTGTCAAACCGGTTCAAGACCGCTGAGCGTGCCGGCCTTACGCCTTGACGTTCGCGCGAGCGTAATCGATGGCCTGTTGGACGGTCGTGATCTTCTCGGCTTCCTCATCCGGAATTTCCATTCCAAACTCGTCCTCGAGCGCCATTACCAGCTCAACCGTGTCCAGCGAATCCGCACCGAGATCGTTCACGAAAGAGGCTTCGTTCTTGATTTCCGCATCTGCGACGCCAAGCTGTTCTGCAACAATCTTCTTGACGCGCTGTTCGATATTGTCCATTCAGGCCTCCACGAGGAAAAATAAGTTCAAATTGCAAGTGCGCGCATTTTAGCAGGTTTGAACCGGCAAAAATGCAGACCCTGCGGTTTCAGCGGAAATTGCGCCAGTCAACACACTAGCCCATATACATCCCACCGTTCACATGAAGCGTCGTGCCGGTGATATAAGCCGCCTGGGGCGATGCCAGGAAAGCCACCGCATGCGCGATGTCCTCCCCGCTCCCCAGGCGTCCCAATGGAATTTGCGTCTTCAGCGCGGCGTGCTGCGCCTCGCCGAGTTCGCGTGTCATGTCCGTGTCGATGAAGCCAGGAGCAACGCAGTTGACCGTAATGCCGCGGCTGCCGACTTCACGCGCCAGCGCGCGCGTCAGCCCGGCGACGCCGGCCTTCGCGGCCGCGTAGTTCGCCTGTCCCGGGTTGCCGGTCGAGCCGACGATCGAGGTGATGCTGATGATGCGGCCGCTGCGCGCCTTCATCATCGGCCGGATCACCGCGCGCGACAGACGGAACACCGACTTGAGATTGGTGTCGATGACGGCGTCCCAGTCGTCGTCCTTCAAGCGCAGCGCGAGCTGGTCGCGCGTGATGCCGGCGTTGTTGACCAGGATGTCGATCCGTCCGGACGCCTTGACGATCTCGTCGATCAGCGCATCGGCGGCCGGCGCGTCGTTGACGTCGAGCACCGCGCCGCGGCCCTTCAGGCCTTCCTCGGAGAGCGCCGCGGTGAAACCGTCGGCACCCGTCTGCGAGGTGGCCGTGCCGATCACCTCGACGCCGGCGCGCGCGAGCCCGAGGGCGACCGCGCGCCCGATGCCGCGCGACGCGCCCGTGACCAGTGCAACCTGCTTGTCGAAAATCATGTGCGTCGAATACCGAATGAATGAAGCAATCAAGATGATGGATTCAGGAGCGTCCCTGTACCGGGTGTCCCTGTACCGGGTGTCCCTGTACCGGGTGTCCCTGTACCGGGCGTCCCTATACCGGGCGTCCCTATACCGGGCGTCCGGCTAGGCGACGCCGCGAACCAGCGCGAGCGCATCCTCGAGCGAGGCGGGATCGGTGATCGCGCCGCCGGCCCGAGGGCCGTCGATGCGCTTGACCAGGCCGGCCAGCACCTTGCCCGGACCGCACTCGATCACCTTCTCCGCACCGTGCCGGCCGATCGCCTGCACGCATTCGACCCAGCGTACCGGTCCCGCCGCCTGACGCACCAGCGCGTCGCGAATCGCCGCGGGGTCGCTGGTTACCGCCACATCGATATTATTCACGACCGGGATCGATGGCGTGCGAATTTCGACATCGGCCAAACGTTCGGCGAGACGGTCCGACGCCGGCTTGAGCAGGGACGAATGGAACGGCGCCGAGACCGGTAGCGGCAGCGCGCGCTTCGCGCCCTTCGCCTTCGCCAGTTCGCAGGCCTTTTCGACTGCCGCCTTGTCGCCGGCGATCACCACCTGTGCCGGGGCGTTGAAATTGACCGCTTCGACGACGCCTGCGCTGCTCGCCTCGGTGCACACCGCCCGCACCGCGTCGTCATCGAGGCCGAGAATCGCCGCCATGCCGCCGATGCCGACCGGCACCGCCGACTGCATCGCCTCGGCGCGAAAGCGCACCAGCGGCACGGCGTCGGCGAAGGACAGCGCTCCCGCCGCAACCAGCGCCGTGTATTCGCCGAGACTATGACCGGCGACGATGCTGGGCGCGGGACCGCCCGCGGCTTGCCAGACGCGATGGATCGCGTAGGCGGCCGTGAGCATCACCGGCTGTGTATTGGTCGTCAGATTCAGATCTTCGAGCGGACCGCCGGCGATCAGCGCCGCGAGGTCCTGGCCCAGGGCATCGGAGGCTTCCTGCACCGTCTCGCGGACCACTGGATGGTCGGCGAACGCGTCGAGCATGCCGACCGACTGCGAACCCTGACCCGGAAAAACGAATGCGAAATTCATAAGCTAGCGCGCAAAGAGTTGAAGGTGACACACCGCCACGCCGGTCCCGCATTGCGCCGAAAGCGCACGGACGCCCGGCCGGACCGGGGAGCGGATCCTTTTTACATGCGCAGCAGCGACGCACCCCAGGTGAAACCGCCGCCCACGCCCTCGACCAGCACCAGTTGACCCGGCTGGACACGACCATCGCGCACGGCGACGTCGAGCGCCAGCGGCACCGACGCCGCCGAGGTATTGCCATGCTCGTCCACGGTCACGACCATCTTTTCGGCCGGCAAACCGAGCTTGCGACAGGTGCTCTGCATGATGCGGATGTTCGCCTGATGCGGAATCAGCCAGTCGACGCTCTCGGCGCTCAGGCCAGCCTTCTCGAGCACCTCGAGGGCCACCTTGCCCAGCACGTTCACCGCCAGCTTGAAGACCGCCTGGCCGTCCATCCGCAGGAAGGCGTTGCCCGCGACCACGCCGGCATTGACGTTGCCCGGCACGCACAGGATGTCGGCGTGACTCCCGTCGGCGTGCAGCGCGCTCGCGAGGATGCCCGGCTCATCCGAGCCCGACAGCACCACGGCGCCGGCGCCATCGCCGAACAACACGCAGGTGGTGCGGTCGTTGAAATCGAGAATGCGCGAGAAGGCCTCGGCGCCGATCACCAGCGCGTTGCGGTGCAGGCCGCTGCGGATGAAGCTGTCGGCCGTCGCCAGCGCGTAGATGAAACCGGAACAGACGGCCTGCACGTCCAGCGCCGCGCCACCGTTCGTGATGCCGAGCTTGTTCTGCACGATGCAGGCCGTGCTCGGAAAGACGAAATCGGGCGTCGACGTGGCCACGATGATCAGGTCGATCGATTGCGGGTCGATGCCCGCGGCCTCGATCGCGCGACGCGCGGCGTGCACTGCGAGATCGCTGGTGCGTTCTTCGGGGGCCGCGAAATGCCGGGCGCGGATACCCGTGCGCGCGGCGATCCATTCGTCGCTGGTTTCCACGTCGCGCGCCGCGAGCTGATCGGCGAGCGCCTGGTTGGTCAGGCGGTTGGCCGGCAGATAGCTGCCGGTACCGGTAATCCGGGAATAAGGGGAATTTGCCATCATGCCTTCGCAGAAAGCGTCGCCAACGCGACGGCGGGCGCGGCCTTGACGACCGGTGGAATGGCCAGGGCAGCGTCGGCCAGGGCGGTGCCAAGCGGATCGGTGTTCTCCTGCAGCGCGCTCGTCAGCCGCTCCTGGACGCCGTTCCTGACCGCGTCGTACCCACGTTTGATCGCCCAGCCGAACGCATAGGCGTCCGCAGAGCCGTGACTCTTGATGACGAGCCCGCGCAGGCCCAGCAAGGCCGCGCCGCTGTAGCGGCGATGGTCGACGCGCTTGCGCAACCGCGACAGCACCGGCCAGGCGACCAGCGCCGCGGCTTTCGTGAGCAACGACCGGCCGAACTCTTCCTTGATCATCTGGGACAGCATCTGCGCAAGGCCTTCGGACGTCTTCAACGCGACGTTGCCCACGAAACCATCGCAGACGACGACATCGGTCGTGCCCTTGTAGATGTCGTTGCCCTCGACGTTGCCATAGAAGTTGAGCGTGCTGGCGCGCAGCAGTTCGCCCGCGCGCTTGATCACTTCGTTGCCCTTGATCACTTCCTCGCCGATGTTCAGTAGCCCGATGGTCGGACGCTCCTTGCCTTCGACGGCCGCCACCAGCGCGTGTCCCATCTCGGCGAACTGCAGCAGATGCTGCG
This region of Robbsia betulipollinis genomic DNA includes:
- the acpP gene encoding acyl carrier protein; amino-acid sequence: MDNIEQRVKKIVAEQLGVADAEIKNEASFVNDLGADSLDTVELVMALEDEFGMEIPDEEAEKITTVQQAIDYARANVKA
- the fabD gene encoding ACP S-malonyltransferase yields the protein MNFAFVFPGQGSQSVGMLDAFADHPVVRETVQEASDALGQDLAALIAGGPLEDLNLTTNTQPVMLTAAYAIHRVWQAAGGPAPSIVAGHSLGEYTALVAAGALSFADAVPLVRFRAEAMQSAVPVGIGGMAAILGLDDDAVRAVCTEASSAGVVEAVNFNAPAQVVIAGDKAAVEKACELAKAKGAKRALPLPVSAPFHSSLLKPASDRLAERLADVEIRTPSIPVVNNIDVAVTSDPAAIRDALVRQAAGPVRWVECVQAIGRHGAEKVIECGPGKVLAGLVKRIDGPRAGGAITDPASLEDALALVRGVA
- the fabG gene encoding 3-oxoacyl-ACP reductase FabG — encoded protein: MIFDKQVALVTGASRGIGRAVALGLARAGVEVIGTATSQTGADGFTAALSEEGLKGRGAVLDVNDAPAADALIDEIVKASGRIDILVNNAGITRDQLALRLKDDDWDAVIDTNLKSVFRLSRAVIRPMMKARSGRIISITSIVGSTGNPGQANYAAAKAGVAGLTRALAREVGSRGITVNCVAPGFIDTDMTRELGEAQHAALKTQIPLGRLGSGEDIAHAVAFLASPQAAYITGTTLHVNGGMYMG
- the fabF gene encoding beta-ketoacyl-ACP synthase II, coding for MNQEVNVSRRVVVTGLGHISPVGNTVAEGWANLVAGKTGIANITKFDASNFSTRFAGEVKGFNIEDYMPAKDARHMDTFIHYGVAAGIQAMQDSGLVVAQCDAERIGVIIGSGIGGLPMIENTQNEYTNRGPRRISPFFVPASIINMVAGHLSIMYGLKGPNLAIVTACTTGTHSIGDAMRAIAYGEVDAMLAGGAESTISPLGIGGFAAARALSQRNDDPATASRPWDVDRDGFVLGEGAGVMMLEEYEHAKARGAHIYCEIVGYGRSSDAYHMTAPLEDGDGARRSMVNAMRDAKINPEQIDYVNAHGTSTGLGDLAETVAIKRTFGEHAKRTVVNSTKSMTGHLLGAAGGVEAIYAALAIKHQVSPPTINIFNQDPACDLDYCANTARDMKIDYALSNSFGFGGTNGTLVFKRLAD
- the rpoE gene encoding RNA polymerase sigma factor RpoE — its product is MSEKDIDQLLVERVQRGDKAAFELLVAKYQRKIVRLISRLVRDPAEVEDVAQEAFIKAYRAIPQFRGESAFYTWLYRIAINSAKNYLASQGRRAPTSTEADAEEAETFGDGELLRDINTPESVLMSKQIAQTVNAAMAGLPEELRMAISLREIEGLSYEEIAEMMNCPIGTVRSRIFRAREAIATKLRPLLDTQGGRRW
- a CDS encoding beta-ketoacyl-ACP synthase III; this translates as MMANSPYSRITGTGSYLPANRLTNQALADQLAARDVETSDEWIAARTGIRARHFAAPEERTSDLAVHAARRAIEAAGIDPQSIDLIIVATSTPDFVFPSTACIVQNKLGITNGGAALDVQAVCSGFIYALATADSFIRSGLHRNALVIGAEAFSRILDFNDRTTCVLFGDGAGAVVLSGSDEPGILASALHADGSHADILCVPGNVNAGVVAGNAFLRMDGQAVFKLAVNVLGKVALEVLEKAGLSAESVDWLIPHQANIRIMQSTCRKLGLPAEKMVVTVDEHGNTSAASVPLALDVAVRDGRVQPGQLVLVEGVGGGFTWGASLLRM